A single Mustelus asterias chromosome 4, sMusAst1.hap1.1, whole genome shotgun sequence DNA region contains:
- the LOC144492380 gene encoding calmegin — MQLRLISYLGVCGLTLVFAQGIADDSQFQEDAESFHPNKVAYEPPKPVGDVYFVETFDTDGLEGWIKSEARQDDTNDTRYDGIWAVEESFNQKMPENKGLVLKSQAKHHAIATSFRRPFHFKSLPLIVQYEVHFQNEIECGGAYLKLLSEDDQLDLRQFFDKTPYTIMFGPDKCGQDYKLHFIFRHRNPVTGAYEEKHARKPDVDLQSYFIDKIPHLYTLIVRPDNSFELLIDETSVSKGSLLQDMLPPVNPPKEIDDPNHQKPEDWDDRLQIADPESVKPHDWDEDAPRYIPDSTVMKPDNWLDEEQEYIPDPEAKKPPDWDIDMDGEWEEPKIPNPLCKTAGCGTWKPPMIPNPAYKGKWKAPMIDNPKYKGVWKPRKIPNPNYFVDIQPFQMTPITAVGLELWSLTPDIMFDNFIISSDERVVEQWVKDTWARTKAIYDADRPGLILQLFLAANKRPWLWGVYVFTVALPVILFISFYWPNKRFGPPDDYYYKKTDDVQISDEEKLITEAELQKSDQHNQQGYEDKNKEMAEGGALEKKNAKLETLAQAQGGGEPDPGQVTTEALRYRKANPK; from the exons ATGCAGCTGCGATTAATTTCATACCTTGGGGTCTGTGGACTGACTCTGGTGTTTGCTCAAGGCATTGCTGATGATTCACAATTTCAAGAAGATGCAGAGTCTTTTCATCCAAACAAG GTTGCTTATGAGCCGCCAAAGCCTGTTGGTGATGTCTACTTTGTGGAGACCTTTGACACAGATGGTCTTGAAGG GTGGATAAAGTCTGAAGCAAGACAGGATGACACTAATGACACCAGATATGATG GAATATGGGCTGTCGAAGAATCGTTTaatcagaaaatgccagaaaacaaAGGACTTGTGTTGAAGTCCCAAGCCAAACACCATGCCATTGCTACATCCTTTAGGAGACCCTTCCATTTCAAAAGCTTGCCTCTCATTGTGCA GTACGAGGTACATTTCCAGAATGAAATAGAGTGTGGGGGTGCATATCTGAAGCTGCTCTCTGAAGATGATCAGCTCGACCTG AGACAATTCTTTGACAAAACTCCTTACACAATCATGTTTGGACCAGACAAGTGCGGGCAGGACTATAAATTGCACTTCATCTTCAGACATAGGAATCCAGTGACGGGTGCATACGAGGAGAAGCATGCCAGGAAACCAGATGTGGACCTTCAGAGTTACTTCATCGACAAGATACCTCACCTGTATACACTGA TTGTGAGACCTGAtaacagttttgagttgctaataGATGAGACCTCTGTGAGCAAAGGAAGCCTCCTACAAGACATGCTTCCTCCTGTTAATCCTCCCAAAGAGATTGATGATCCCAACCATCAAAAACCTGAAGACTGGGATGACAGACTTCAAATAGCTGATCCAGAGTCAGTGAAGCCTCATGACTG GGATGAGGATGCTCCTCGTTATATCCCAGATTCCACGGTTATGAAACCAGATAACTGGCTGGATGAGGAGCAGGAATATATTCCAGATCCTGAAGCAAAAAAGCCTCCAGACTG GGATATAGATATGGACGGTGAATGGGAAGAACCGAAAATCCCAAACCCTCTGTGTAAGACCGCAGGCTGTGGAACATGGAAACCCCCCATGATACCTAACCCTGCTTACAAAGGCAAATGGAAAGCGCCAATGATCGACAATCCCAAATACAAG GGAGTTTGGAAACCGCGAAAGATTCCGAACCCAAACTATTTTGTGGATATACAGCCATTCCAAATGACTCCAATCACTGCGGTTGGGCTTGAGCTATGGTCACTGACACCTGACATAATGTTTGACAATTTTATTATATCCTCTGATGAGAGAGTTGTCGAGCAGTGGGTGAAAGACACATGGGCACGAACAAAGGCAATCTATGATGCAGACAGA CCTGGTTTGATCCTGCAGTTGTTTCTGGCGGCAAACAAGCGCCCATGGCTCTGGGGAGTCTATGTCTTCACTGTTGCTCTGCCAGTTATCCTATTCATTAGCTTCTATTGGCCAAACAAG CGATTTGGGCCCCCTGATGATTATTATTATAAGAAGACAGATGATGTGCAGATCAGTGATGAAGAAAAACTAATCACAGAAGCAGAGCTTCAGAAGTCCG ATCAACATAATCAACAAGGTTATGAAGATaaaaacaaagagatggcagaaggAGGTGCACTGGAAAAAAAGAACGCAAAGTTGGAGACCCTTGCACAG GCACAAGGAGGTGGTGAACCAGATCCAGGTCAGGTTACCACAGAGGCTCTGCGATATCGCAAGGCAAACCCAAAGTAA